A window of Argopecten irradians isolate NY chromosome 14, Ai_NY, whole genome shotgun sequence contains these coding sequences:
- the LOC138306999 gene encoding G2/mitotic-specific cyclin-B3-like: protein MLNARKQKASQQNGDVKKGKSVAKIHHDAVSQVQVGGFKRNVDNANETTQKKRAAFGDITNALNEKTQQQKKDLKKSKLPLKAVVAPTTKSLQPTKTTKEPKQKIRPEKKRQRQSKDVLELDENVIQLSQESRSLTSSQESNCSSLTSSQGSTSSSSSLSSSLSSSKVSLDDIVEDLNETYTKEEVVSPPEGVDDVDKENITDIAQVALYAPFIFKYYKEREMKFMVPTYMEKQTSLTTNMRAILVDWLVEVQENFELNHETLYLAVKLVDLYLTKKNVSKERLQLVGAAALFISCKFDERCPPMVADFLYICDDAYTKNDFLAMERSVLKTIGFDIGMPLSYRFLRRYAKCARASMETLTLARFILEMSLMEYDFLKYRESEMASASLCLAFKMKKCGEWNRTLEYYTGYQADHLLPLMQELNTMLASPSRQLTTIKSKYSHRVFYEVAKLPTLKSDELTS from the exons ATGTTGAATGCACGGAAGCAGAAGGCCTCCCAGCAGAATGGTGATGTTAAAAAGGGGAAATCTGTTGCTAAA ATCCATCATGATGCTGTTTCACAGGTCCAGGTGGGAGGATTCAAAAGAAATGTAGACAATGCCAACGAAACTACTCAAAAGAAGAGAGCAGCATTTGGAGACATAACAAAT GCATTGAATGAAAAGACGCAGCAACAGAAAAAGGATTTGAAGAAATCTAAACTGCCATTGAAAGCTGTTGTAGCACCCACGACCAAATCACTACAGCCAACAAAAACGACGAAAGAGCCAAAACAGAAGATCCGACCAGAGAAAAAGAGACAGCGACAGTCAAAGGATGTACTGGAACTCGACGAGAATGTTATCCAGTTGTCACAAGAGAGTCGATCACTGACTAGCTCACAGGAGTCCAACTGCTCTTCTCTCACTAGTTCACAGGGATCTACAAGCTCATCAAGTTCTCTTTCTTCAAGTCTTTCATCATCTAAAGTCAG TCTTGATGATATTGTAGAAGATTTGAATGAAACCTACACAAAGGAGGAAGTTGTGTCTCCCCCAGAG GGAGTTGATGATGTGGACAAGGAGAATATCACAGACATTGCCCAAGTCGCTCTTTATGCTCCTTTCATCTTTAAATACTACAAAGAAAGGGAG ATGAAGTTCATGGTACCGACCTACATGGAAAAGCAGACATCATTAACCACCAATATGAGGGCTATACTAGTAGACTGGTTAGTGGAAGTCCAGGAGAACTTTGAACTGAACCATGAAACCCTGTACCTGGCTGTCAAATTGGTGGACTTGTACCTCACTAAAAAGAATGTGTCCAAGGAACGTCTACAGCTGGTCGGGGCCGCAGCTCTCTTCATCTCTTGTAAATTTGAT GAGCGATGCCCTCCCATGGTTGCTGACTTCCTGTACATCTGTGACGACGCCTACACTAAGAACGACTTCCTCGCCATGGAGCGCTCTGTCCTGAAGACAATTGGATTTGACATTGGAATGCCTTTGTCTTACCGATTCCTCCGCAGATACGCTAAG TGTGCCCGGGCTTCCATGGAAACATTGACGCTGGCTCGCTTCATTCTGGAGATGTCGCTGATGGAGTATGACTTTCTGAAGTACCGTGAATCTGAGATGGCCTCTGCCTCACTTTGTCTGGCCTTCAAAATGAAGAAATGTGGAGAATGG AACCGGACCCTGGAGTATTACACAGGCTACCAGGCTGATCATCTTCTGCCTCTCATGCAGGAACTCAACACCATGTTGGCCTCACCCTCTCGACAACTCACAACCATCAAATCCAAATACTCTCACAG AGTATTTTATGAAGTTGCCAAGCTGCCCACCCTGAAAAGTGATGAGCTGACAAGTTGA